ACCCTAACGCAGCTTCTTACCAGTATAACACAGCAATTGGCGCTAACAACGCGACAATTCTTACGAATACAGAAAGTAAAGGATATGCATTTTCTGCAACCGTTGGAGCGAACTTAAGACCTTGGAACGGACTTTCAGGTTCTGTATTCTACACCTATTCTGAGGCTGAAGAAGTTTCTTCTAACTCAGGATCAAGTGCTTCATCGTCTTGGTTAGCGTCGCCGGTAATCGATTCTCCGAATCAGGATTTCCTCAGCATCTCTAACTTCGCGGTTCCGCACCGTGTAGTAGCTAACGTTACTTATGATATCAAGCAAACGGGAACTACCATTGGTGCCTACTATTCAGGTGCACATCAGGGTAGATTTTCATACTACTACTCCAATGACGTAAATGGTGACGGTCTTTCAAACGACCTGATCTACATCCCGGTTAACACTGCGGATATGAAATTCACCAATATTACAACTGGAAGTGGGGCTAACGTTACAACACTGTTTACCGCACAGCAACAAAGAGAGGCGTTCGACCAGTTTATTGCTGATAACGGACTCGAAAAGTACAGAGGACAGATCCTGCCAAGAAATGAGTTTCTTCTTCCATGGCTGAACCGTGTTGATGTACGTATTGCTCAGAACCTGTTTACCAACATGGTACAGAAAGGTGACAAAGTGCAGTTAACACTAGACGTGTTAAACTTCGGTAACCTGATCAACTCTGAGTGGGGAATCCAGGATAACACAGTAAGTTCTTATGGAGCAGCGGTACTTTCACGTGCCGGAGCCCTTTCACCAGACCCATCTTTCCAAATGCAGAGAGACGGCAGCACACTGGTTAAAGCACCATACAGACCTGCAAGTTCAAGGTTCACTACATGGTCTGCAATGTTTGGGATGAAATATTCTTTCTAAAAACATCTTCAGAACAGATTTTTATAAATCCCGGCAATCCGCCGGGATTTTTTTATCTTTGCGGCTAACAAAAAACTACTATTATGGATTACAACATTATGCTTCAGGCGCACCGCGGGTTTGCTTATTTAATTTTACTTGCAATTGCCGTTTTCGTCGTAGCCTTAGTGATGACAATGTTTGGCTATTCGGGGAAGATTACAAAGCTTTTGAGAAAATCAACGCTTTTCACCATGATTTTCTTCCATACCCAGGCGCTGATCGGCCTTATCATGCTGTTCTTTTTTTCACCGGGTTTCAAGGCTGCAACAGAAGCAGGCATTCTGATGAAAGATTCCGTTGCAAGAAATACCTATGTTGAGCATCCGTTTGCGATGATTGTATCTGCCGTATTACTTACCATTCTGAACAAAAAATTCAAAACCAACGATAAAATCCAGATGAGCTGGGTAATAATGGCCGTTATAGCGCTTGCTTTGATGCTTTGGGCGTTTCAGTGGAGCAGACTTTTCGGCGCTTAAATCTCTTCTAATTATCTTCTTCAAATTAATTTAATGAAAATAGCAGTTGTAGGCGCGACCGGGATGGTCGGCCAGGTGATGTTGAAAGTTCTGGAGGAACGAAATTTTCCCGTAACAGAACTTATTCCGGTGGCGTCAGAAAAATCGGTAGGCAAGAAAATCAGCTTTAAAGGGCAGGAATACGATATCGTTTCGATGCAGACTGCCATTGAAATGAAACCCGAAATCGCTCTTTTTTCCGCTGGAGGAACAACTTCTTTAGAATTTGCGCCGCAGTTTGCAGCGGCTGGAACTACGGTGATCGACAATT
This window of the Flavobacteriaceae bacterium 3519-10 genome carries:
- a CDS encoding 50S ribosomal protein L27 → MDYNIMLQAHRGFAYLILLAIAVFVVALVMTMFGYSGKITKLLRKSTLFTMIFFHTQALIGLIMLFFFSPGFKAATEAGILMKDSVARNTYVEHPFAMIVSAVLLTILNKKFKTNDKIQMSWVIMAVIALALMLWAFQWSRLFGA